In a single window of the Gossypium hirsutum isolate 1008001.06 chromosome D02, Gossypium_hirsutum_v2.1, whole genome shotgun sequence genome:
- the LOC107908838 gene encoding DNA polymerase kappa isoform X1: protein MEESESASDKPRPWQSYHTVYTNAKAGMDGVDKEKVQRVVYEMSKGSKYFENEERKEAFIRQKIEHMRARAAKLSAADLSHYQKVADKRILELESTRDLSRIWLHVDMDAFYAAVETLSNPSLKGKPMAVGSMSMISTANYEARKFGVRAAMPGFIARKLCPDLIFVPTDFKKYTYYSDLTRKVFWDYDPNFMAASLDEAYLDITKVCEGRSITGAEIAEELRSRVHEETGLTCSAGVAPNRLLAKVCSDINKPNGQFVLPNDHMAVMTFISSLPIRKIGGIGKVTENILKGVFGISTCEEMLQKGSFLCALFSHSSADFFLSVGLGLGGTDTPEARFRKSISSERTFSATEDAALLYQKLADIAEMLSADMQKEGLSGRTLTLKLKTASFEVRTRAVTLQKYISSSDDILKHASNLLKAELPISLRLIGLRVSHFNEDKGVVPGDPTQKTLTTFLISGDASRRTGDDQRSLGSDLSDLHFISEKETAISLDNNETCHHEFGDPFERKHLSDIDDKNCISSINACEMEKIDELSSNKTAAMVNTADVKERTTKSPKRDLSRVSEDDSSIQREPEDSNPDRLNKEPSTSGNEEFFSLNQMEMLFWVDGYKCSLCGAELPSSFVEERQEHSDFHLAERLQKEESGTGSSSLIPRLRIVPKDYSGSQNRRKKHKSAHLPIDSFFTKKSSRQL from the exons ATGGAAGAGAGCGAAAGTGCGAGCGATAAACCGCGGCCATGGCAATCTTATCACACTGTTTACACCAACGCCAAAGCAG GTATGGATGGAGTTGATAAAGAAAAAGTTCAGAGAGTAGTGTATGAGATGAGCAAAGGATCAAAATATTTCGAAAATGAAGAGCGAAAGGAGGCTTTTATTCGGCAAAAAATAGAGCATATGCGAGCTCGAGCTGCGAAGCTTTCCGCTGCTGATTTATCTCATTATCAAAAG GTTGCGGATAAGAGAATTTTAGAGCTCGAATCTACGCGTGACCTTTCTAGGATTTGGTTACATGTAGATATGGATGCTTTTTATGCGGCTGTTGAAACTTTGAGTAATCCTTCGTTGAAGGGTAAACCGATGGCTGTTGGTAGTATGTCTATGATTTCCACTGCTAATTATGAG GCTCGCAAATTTGGCGTTCGTGCTGCCATGCCTGGGTTCATTGCGCGTAAATTATGTCCAGACTTGATATTTGTTCCCACAGATTTCAAGAAATATACTTATTATAGTGATTTAACTAGAAAAG TTTTTTGGGACTATGATCCTAATTTCATGGCTGCCAGTTTGGATGAAGCTTACCTTGATATTACTAAGGTTTGCGAAGGAAGAAGCATTACTGGTGCAGAA ATTGCTGAAGAACTCAGATCTAGAGTACATGAAGAGACTGGTTTGACATGTAGTGCTGGAGTGGCTCCAAATCGGTTACTTGCTAAG GTTTGCTCAGATATTAACAAGCCAAATGGGCAGTTTGTTTTACCAAATGACCACATGGCTGTCATGACATTTATATCCTCACTTCCTATTCGGAAG ATTGGGGGTATAGGCAAGGtgacggaaaatattttaaaggGTGTTTTCGGAATCAGTACTTGTGAAGAGATGCTGCAGAAAGGCAGTTTCCTCTGTGCGCTATTTTCTCATTCTTCAGCAG ATTTCTTCCTATCTGTTGGATTGGGGCTTGGAGGGACGGATACTCCTGAGGCCAGGTTTCGGAAAAGTATCAGCAGTGAGAGGACATTTTCTGCAACAGAGGATGCTGCATTGCTTTATCAGAAATTAG CTGATATTGCAGAGATGCTGTCAGCTGACATGCAAAAAGAGGGCCTTTCTGGACGAACATTAACTCTTAAATTAAAAACTGCATCTTTTGAG GTTCGTACAAGGGCTGTCACCTTGCAGAAATATATTTCTTCGAGTGATGACATCTTAAAACACGCTTCAAACTTATTAAAGGCTGAACTCCCTATTTCGTTGAGACTGATAG GTCTGCGAGTGTCTCATTTCAATGAAGATAAGGGGGTTGTACCTGGTGACCCTACACAAAAAACTCTCACTACGTTTTTAATATCAGGAGATGCTTCTAGAAGAACTGGGGATGATCAACGCTCCTTAGGTTCAGATTTGAGTGATCTCCACTTCATAAGTGAAAAGGAAACTGCCATTTCTCTTGACAACAATGAGACATGTCACCATGAGTTCGGAGATCCATTTGAGAGGAAGCATTTATCAGATATAGATGACAAAAATTGCATTTCCAGCATAAATGCTTGTGAAATGGAGAAAATTGATGAACTTTCTAGCAACAAAACTGCGGCCATG GTGAATACTGCCGATGTGAAAGAGCGGACCACAAAATCTCCTAAAAGAGACTTATCACGAGTGTCAGAAGATGATTCTTCCATCCAGAGGGAGCCGGAGGACAGCAATCCGGACAGATTAAACAAAGAACCTAGTACCTCCGGAAATGAggaatttttttcattaaatcagATGGAAATGTTATTTTGGGTGGATGGCTACAAGTGTTCATTGTGTGGGGCTGAATTACCTTCAAGTTTTGTTGAAGAAAGACAAGAGCACTCTGACTTCCATCTTGCCGAGAGGCTTCAGAAGGAGGAATCTGGTACAGGCTCGAGCTCTTTGATTCCAAGGCTAAG GATTGTCCCAAAGGATTATAGTGGGAGCCAAAATAGACGTAAGAAGCATAAATCAGCGCATCTGCCAATTGATTCATTCTTTACCAAGAAGAGCAGTCGGCAATTGTAA
- the LOC107908838 gene encoding DNA polymerase kappa isoform X2: MEESESASDKPRPWQSYHTVYTNAKAGMDGVDKEKVQRVVYEMSKGSKYFENEERKEAFIRQKIEHMRARAAKLSAADLSHYQKVADKRILELESTRDLSRIWLHVDMDAFYAAVETLSNPSLKGKPMAVGSMSMISTANYEARKFGVRAAMPGFIARKLCPDLIFVPTDFKKYTYYSDLTRKVFWDYDPNFMAASLDEAYLDITKVCEGRSITGAEIAEELRSRVHEETGLTCSAGVAPNRLLAKVCSDINKPNGQFVLPNDHMAVMTFISSLPIRKIGGIGKVTENILKGVFGISTCEEMLQKGSFLCALFSHSSADFFLSVGLGLGGTDTPEARFRKSISSERTFSATEDAALLYQKLEMLSADMQKEGLSGRTLTLKLKTASFEVRTRAVTLQKYISSSDDILKHASNLLKAELPISLRLIGLRVSHFNEDKGVVPGDPTQKTLTTFLISGDASRRTGDDQRSLGSDLSDLHFISEKETAISLDNNETCHHEFGDPFERKHLSDIDDKNCISSINACEMEKIDELSSNKTAAMVNTADVKERTTKSPKRDLSRVSEDDSSIQREPEDSNPDRLNKEPSTSGNEEFFSLNQMEMLFWVDGYKCSLCGAELPSSFVEERQEHSDFHLAERLQKEESGTGSSSLIPRLRIVPKDYSGSQNRRKKHKSAHLPIDSFFTKKSSRQL, encoded by the exons ATGGAAGAGAGCGAAAGTGCGAGCGATAAACCGCGGCCATGGCAATCTTATCACACTGTTTACACCAACGCCAAAGCAG GTATGGATGGAGTTGATAAAGAAAAAGTTCAGAGAGTAGTGTATGAGATGAGCAAAGGATCAAAATATTTCGAAAATGAAGAGCGAAAGGAGGCTTTTATTCGGCAAAAAATAGAGCATATGCGAGCTCGAGCTGCGAAGCTTTCCGCTGCTGATTTATCTCATTATCAAAAG GTTGCGGATAAGAGAATTTTAGAGCTCGAATCTACGCGTGACCTTTCTAGGATTTGGTTACATGTAGATATGGATGCTTTTTATGCGGCTGTTGAAACTTTGAGTAATCCTTCGTTGAAGGGTAAACCGATGGCTGTTGGTAGTATGTCTATGATTTCCACTGCTAATTATGAG GCTCGCAAATTTGGCGTTCGTGCTGCCATGCCTGGGTTCATTGCGCGTAAATTATGTCCAGACTTGATATTTGTTCCCACAGATTTCAAGAAATATACTTATTATAGTGATTTAACTAGAAAAG TTTTTTGGGACTATGATCCTAATTTCATGGCTGCCAGTTTGGATGAAGCTTACCTTGATATTACTAAGGTTTGCGAAGGAAGAAGCATTACTGGTGCAGAA ATTGCTGAAGAACTCAGATCTAGAGTACATGAAGAGACTGGTTTGACATGTAGTGCTGGAGTGGCTCCAAATCGGTTACTTGCTAAG GTTTGCTCAGATATTAACAAGCCAAATGGGCAGTTTGTTTTACCAAATGACCACATGGCTGTCATGACATTTATATCCTCACTTCCTATTCGGAAG ATTGGGGGTATAGGCAAGGtgacggaaaatattttaaaggGTGTTTTCGGAATCAGTACTTGTGAAGAGATGCTGCAGAAAGGCAGTTTCCTCTGTGCGCTATTTTCTCATTCTTCAGCAG ATTTCTTCCTATCTGTTGGATTGGGGCTTGGAGGGACGGATACTCCTGAGGCCAGGTTTCGGAAAAGTATCAGCAGTGAGAGGACATTTTCTGCAACAGAGGATGCTGCATTGCTTTATCAGAAATTAG AGATGCTGTCAGCTGACATGCAAAAAGAGGGCCTTTCTGGACGAACATTAACTCTTAAATTAAAAACTGCATCTTTTGAG GTTCGTACAAGGGCTGTCACCTTGCAGAAATATATTTCTTCGAGTGATGACATCTTAAAACACGCTTCAAACTTATTAAAGGCTGAACTCCCTATTTCGTTGAGACTGATAG GTCTGCGAGTGTCTCATTTCAATGAAGATAAGGGGGTTGTACCTGGTGACCCTACACAAAAAACTCTCACTACGTTTTTAATATCAGGAGATGCTTCTAGAAGAACTGGGGATGATCAACGCTCCTTAGGTTCAGATTTGAGTGATCTCCACTTCATAAGTGAAAAGGAAACTGCCATTTCTCTTGACAACAATGAGACATGTCACCATGAGTTCGGAGATCCATTTGAGAGGAAGCATTTATCAGATATAGATGACAAAAATTGCATTTCCAGCATAAATGCTTGTGAAATGGAGAAAATTGATGAACTTTCTAGCAACAAAACTGCGGCCATG GTGAATACTGCCGATGTGAAAGAGCGGACCACAAAATCTCCTAAAAGAGACTTATCACGAGTGTCAGAAGATGATTCTTCCATCCAGAGGGAGCCGGAGGACAGCAATCCGGACAGATTAAACAAAGAACCTAGTACCTCCGGAAATGAggaatttttttcattaaatcagATGGAAATGTTATTTTGGGTGGATGGCTACAAGTGTTCATTGTGTGGGGCTGAATTACCTTCAAGTTTTGTTGAAGAAAGACAAGAGCACTCTGACTTCCATCTTGCCGAGAGGCTTCAGAAGGAGGAATCTGGTACAGGCTCGAGCTCTTTGATTCCAAGGCTAAG GATTGTCCCAAAGGATTATAGTGGGAGCCAAAATAGACGTAAGAAGCATAAATCAGCGCATCTGCCAATTGATTCATTCTTTACCAAGAAGAGCAGTCGGCAATTGTAA
- the LOC107908839 gene encoding dual-specificity RNA methyltransferase RlmN encodes MATYRSVFDAAELRAQLNDAGINTKFMASIWKYVLQNPGCELDEIPDLPSSAYRLLRTKFKPFTSTVHSVFHSTDGVTTKLLIKLQNGAFVEAVIMTYDTRLGKYGGKPRLGGPRSTLCISSQVGCKMGCKFCATGTMGFKNNLTSGEIVEQLVHASLLTNIRNVVFMGMGEPLNNYTALVEAIRVMTGSPFQLSPKRITVSTVGIIHAINKLYSDLPGLNLAVSLHAPVQEIRCQIMPSARAFPLEKLMTALQTYQKNSQQKIFIEYIMLDGMNDEEQHAHRLGKLLETFQVVVNLIPFNPIGSSSQFRTSSDQKVSDFQKILRGTYNIRTTVRKQMGQDISGACGQLVVNLPDKRTRENTSLLTDIEDLRI; translated from the exons ATGGCGACGTATCGATCGGTGTTCGACGCTGCGGAGCTTAGGGCCCAACTTAATGATGCCGGAATCAACACTAAATTCATGGCTTCCATTTGGAA GTATGTGTTACAAAACCCTGGATGCGAGCTGGATGAAATTCCCGATCTGCCCTCCTCAGCTTACCGTCTTCTTCGCACGAAGTTCAAGCCCTTCACGTCCACCGTCCACTCCGTTTTCCACTCCACCGACGGCGTCACCACCAAGCTCCTCATCAAACTCCAG AATGGAGCTTTTGTAGAGGCAGTGATTATGACATATGATACCCGTTTAGGTAAATATGGAGGAAAGCCTCGTCTTGGTGGTCCTAGGTCGACATTGTGCATATCGTCTCAG GTTGGGTGCAAAATGGGTTGCAAATTTTGTGCAACTGGAACTATGGGATTTAAGAACAATTTGACGTCCGGAGAAATTGTGGAGCAATTGGTTCATGCTTCTCTTTTAACTAACATACGCAACGTTGTTTTCATG GGAATGGGAGAACCACTGAATAATTATACTGCCTTGGTGGAAGCTATTCGTGTTATGACAGGATCACCGTTTCAGCTGTCACCAAAGAGAATCACAGTATCAACG GTTGGGATTATTCATGCTATCAACAAGCTTTATAGCGATCTACCGGGCTTGAACCTAGCAGTATCATTGCATGCGCCAGTTCAAGAGATCCGTTGTCAGATAATGCCTTCAGCAAGAGCTTTTCCTTTGGAAAAACTAATGACAGCCCTGCAAACATATCAAAAGAACAG TCAGCAAAAAATATTCATCGAGTACATCATGCTTGATGGAATGAACGATGAAGAGCAGCATGCACACCGGCTTGGCAAATTGCTGGAAACTTTTCAAGTG GTTGTAAATTTAATACCATTTAATCCAATTGGTAGCTCAAGTCAATTCAGAACCAGCAGTGACCAGAAAGTATCAGACTTCCAAAAAATTCTTAGGGGTACTTATAACATCAGGACAACAGTTCGTAAGCAAATGGGCCAGGATATAAGTGGCGCATGTGGTCAGCTGGTCGTGAATTTACCTGACAAGAGAACTCGTGAAAATACAAGTCTCTTAACCGACATCGAAGATCTTCGCATTTGA
- the LOC107908840 gene encoding 50S ribosomal protein L1: protein MAGFKLLLSQSRRLSLPHFSSSRFLSLHRSLSSSSSDSQSLPIQPVSYAPKPKDPPQPDQTLQSTPPEEGTRSTLSREDLRYVKDVPNISPISYPTRVAPLPEDRVGEARDQESEEMARESRKFQAESRAWRTPFRVAAEEEKVVIPFPMLIMPEKKNEKRPVLDLMDAIREVKGNAKANFDETVEAHVRLGIDQKRSELIVRGTMALPHGAKKEVKVAVFAEGADADDARAAGADIVGGVDLIEEIASTGKVDYDRCFSTHSFMKRLYKISKILNQHGLMPNPKQGTVTKDVTKAVKEAKQGQVKFRMDKTSIVHVGIGKVSLSEEFLRDNVGAFMNSLLLAKPAGLKKTSKYAGYVNSFHICSTMGPGFRVSIQSLSRAADHYSKVYLNA from the exons atggccGGCTTCAAGCTCCTCCTCTCTCAGTCACGCCGCCTTTCACTACCCCATTTTTCATCTTCTCGCTTCCTTTCTCTCCATAGAtctctctcttcttcttcctctgaTTCTCAATCCCTCCCCATTCAACCAGTCTCCTATGCCCCCAAGCCCAAAGACCCACCACAACCAGACCAAACCCTTCAGTCTACTCCGCCAGAAGAAGGCACTCGATCCACGTTGAGCCGGGAGGATCTCCGTTATGTCAAAGACGTACCCAACATCTCACCCATCTCGTATCCTACGCGTGTGGCTCCTCTCCCCGAGGATCGTGTGGGGGAGGCGAGGGATCAAGAAAGCGAGGAGATGGCGAGGGAAAGTAGAAAATTTCAGGCGGAGAGTCGAGCTTGGAGGACACCTTTTAGGGTTGCGGCTGAGGAGGAGAAAGTTGTGATTCCTTTCCCTATGTTGATTATGCCGGAGAAGAAGAACGAGAAGCGTCCTGTTCTTGATTTGATGGATGCCATTAGGGAAGTCAAG GGTAATGCCAAGGCGAATTTCGATGAGACCGTTGAAGCTCATGTCCGGTTGGGTATCGACCAAAAGCGATCCGAGCTG ATTGTTCGTGGGACAATGGCACTTCCTCATGGTGCTAAGAAG GAAGTCAAAGTAGCTGTCTTTGCTGAAGGAGCGGATGCTGATGACGCTAGAGCTGCCGGAGCTGATATTGTTGGTGGTGTTGATCTTATCGAGGAAATTGCAA GCACGGGCAAGGTTGACTATGACAGATGTTTCTCAACGCATAGTTTCATGAAACGTCTTTATAAG ATATCAAAGATTCTGAATCAGCATGGTCTGATGCCAAATCCCAAA CAAGGTACTGTAACCAAAGATGTCACCAAGGCAGTCAAAGAAGCTAAACAGGGTCAAGTAAAATTCAGAATGGACAAGACATCTATTGTGCATGTTGGAATTGGAAAG GTGAGTTTGTCAGAGGAGTTTTTGCGTGACAATGTTGGTGCGTTTATGAATTCTCTTTTGCTAGCAAAGCCGGCAGGATTGAAGAAGA CATCCAAGTATGCTGGATATGTGAACTCCTTCCATATATGCAGCACG ATGGGTCCGGGTTTTCGCGTCTCTATACAGTCATTATCCAGAGCAGCAGATCACTACAGCAAAGTGTATCTTAACGCCTGA
- the LOC107908841 gene encoding EPIDERMAL PATTERNING FACTOR-like protein 4: MEHRKKITTIFITTLLLTVLGFSISVHSRELAGSSSPSPENLGLIAGTRRPGSLPASCDSKCKQCEPCMPVEVSVRAAELEENEYYPQVWQCMCQENIYPP, translated from the exons ATGGAACACAGAAAGAAAATTACCACCATTTTCATCACTACCCTCTTGCTTACCGTTCTCGGTTTTTCCATCTCGGTTCACTCTCGCGAACTAGCCGGCTCATCGTCACCTTCTCCG GAAAATTTGGGGCTGATTGCTGGGACTAGAAGGCCTGGATCTTTACCAGCTTCTTGTGATTCAAAGTGCAAGCAGTGCGAGCCGTGTATGCCGGTCGAAGTATCGGTTAGGGCAGCGGAGTTGGAAGAAAATGAGTACTACCCTCAAGTGTGGCAATGCATGTGCCAAGAGAATATATACCCACCTTAA